In Spirosoma aureum, a single genomic region encodes these proteins:
- the kduI gene encoding 5-dehydro-4-deoxy-D-glucuronate isomerase, producing MQTELTTLAANQTEQETFFESRYATSPTEVKGMNTDQLRQNFLIENLFVADQFRWVLSFFDRYLTGGIMPIDGTVALTAPDQLKAAYFLERRELGIINVGGQGRVVADGIAYDLDYKEALYIGQGTQSILFSSNDADAPAKFYLNSTPATKNYPTRKVSRADADVVELGTLGTSNHRTINKLIVNSVLPTCQLQMGMTELKTGSVWNTMPAHTHDRRMEVYFYFEVPENQAVCHFMGQPQETRHIWMQNEQAVISPNWSIHSGAGTSNYTFIWGMAGENLDYSDMDFCAITDLK from the coding sequence ATGCAAACTGAACTGACAACACTCGCAGCTAATCAGACTGAACAGGAAACATTTTTTGAAAGCCGCTATGCTACCTCCCCAACCGAAGTAAAAGGGATGAATACGGATCAGCTTCGGCAGAATTTTCTTATTGAGAATCTGTTCGTTGCTGACCAGTTCCGGTGGGTGCTGTCGTTTTTCGACCGTTACCTGACTGGCGGCATTATGCCAATTGATGGAACGGTTGCACTCACTGCCCCAGACCAGTTAAAGGCTGCCTATTTCCTGGAACGGCGCGAACTGGGTATCATCAATGTAGGCGGACAAGGGCGAGTAGTGGCCGATGGTATAGCCTACGATCTTGACTATAAAGAAGCTTTGTATATTGGTCAGGGAACGCAGTCTATTCTATTTAGCTCTAATGATGCCGATGCACCAGCTAAGTTTTATCTGAATTCTACGCCCGCTACTAAAAATTACCCCACTCGTAAAGTTTCAAGAGCGGATGCCGATGTTGTTGAGCTTGGCACTTTAGGTACATCCAACCATCGGACAATCAATAAATTGATCGTCAATAGTGTTCTACCAACCTGCCAGTTACAAATGGGTATGACGGAGTTAAAAACGGGTAGTGTCTGGAATACCATGCCCGCCCATACGCACGATCGGCGGATGGAAGTCTATTTTTACTTTGAAGTTCCCGAAAATCAGGCCGTTTGCCATTTTATGGGACAACCGCAGGAAACCCGCCATATCTGGATGCAGAACGAGCAGGCGGTTATTTCGCCCAACTGGTCGATTCACTCCGGCGCCGGAACCTCTAACTACACGTTCATCTGGGGGATGGCAGGTGAAAATCTTGACTACAGCGACATGGATTTCTGCGCAATTACTGACTTAAAATAG
- a CDS encoding SDR family oxidoreductase: protein MSSVLNTFSLTGKLALVTGCKRGIGKAMAEALAEAGADIIGVSANLELSGSAVSQSVEQIGRKFYAYQADFSKREAIYTFIEQVKKDHPTIDILVNNAGTILRKPAAEHPDEYWDEVIAINQTAQFILTREMGKDMVTKGSGKVIFTASLLTFQGGVNVPGYAASKGAIGSLVKAFANEWASKGVNVNAIAPGYISTDNTEALRNDPVRSKSILDRIPAARWGEPDDFKGPIVFLASDAARYVHGTVLTVDGGWMGR from the coding sequence ATGAGTTCAGTACTTAATACGTTTTCACTGACCGGTAAACTGGCGCTTGTAACAGGCTGTAAACGAGGGATCGGGAAAGCCATGGCTGAGGCTTTGGCGGAAGCAGGTGCCGATATTATTGGCGTTTCCGCTAATCTGGAGTTAAGCGGTAGTGCCGTCTCGCAATCCGTGGAACAGATAGGCCGCAAATTCTATGCCTATCAGGCCGATTTCAGTAAGCGGGAAGCCATTTATACGTTTATCGAGCAGGTAAAAAAAGACCATCCAACCATTGATATTCTGGTGAACAATGCGGGAACGATTTTACGCAAACCAGCCGCAGAGCACCCTGATGAATACTGGGATGAGGTCATTGCTATCAATCAGACAGCCCAGTTTATTCTAACCCGTGAAATGGGGAAAGACATGGTTACGAAAGGAAGTGGGAAGGTCATTTTTACGGCCTCGTTGCTCACATTTCAGGGCGGTGTCAACGTACCGGGTTATGCTGCCAGCAAGGGAGCGATTGGTAGTCTGGTAAAAGCATTTGCGAATGAATGGGCATCGAAAGGCGTCAATGTCAATGCCATTGCACCCGGCTACATCTCAACTGACAATACCGAAGCATTACGGAACGATCCGGTGCGTAGCAAATCGATCCTCGACCGGATTCCTGCCGCCCGATGGGGTGAGCCCGATGATTTCAAAGGCCCGATTGTTTTCCTGGCCTCCGACGCGGCCCGTTACGTTCATGGCACGGTGCTAACTGTCGATGGTGGCTGGATGGGCCGGTAG
- a CDS encoding NAD-dependent epimerase/dehydratase family protein, which produces MKINVIITGATGMVGEGVMHECLLHPDVEQVLVINRKPVGVSHPKLREIIHTNFFDLSPIEKQLTGYNACFFCLGVSSVGMKEAEYRRLTYDLTLRVAELLAKLNPDMTFGYISGAATDSTEQGRSMWARVKGATENALMRLPFKKTYMFRPGFLRATKGLRNTLSYYKYVAWLYPIGRALYPAGFSTLQELGLAMIKSVSLGYEKPILEVKDIVALAKR; this is translated from the coding sequence ATGAAAATCAACGTAATTATCACTGGCGCTACCGGTATGGTGGGCGAAGGCGTCATGCATGAATGCCTGCTGCATCCCGATGTCGAACAGGTTTTAGTTATTAATCGTAAACCCGTGGGTGTATCGCATCCCAAACTACGCGAAATCATCCATACCAATTTTTTTGATCTGTCGCCCATTGAAAAACAGTTGACGGGATACAATGCCTGTTTTTTCTGTCTGGGGGTATCGTCTGTGGGAATGAAGGAAGCCGAATACCGCCGATTGACATATGACCTGACACTCCGTGTGGCAGAACTACTCGCAAAACTGAATCCGGATATGACCTTCGGATACATTTCGGGGGCCGCTACCGACAGCACGGAACAGGGCCGAAGTATGTGGGCCAGGGTGAAAGGAGCCACTGAAAATGCACTGATGCGGCTACCCTTCAAAAAAACATATATGTTCAGGCCGGGATTTCTTCGGGCGACCAAAGGGTTGCGAAATACGTTGAGCTATTACAAGTACGTAGCCTGGTTATATCCGATTGGTCGTGCGCTTTATCCGGCTGGCTTTTCAACCCTACAGGAGCTGGGCTTAGCGATGATTAAATCGGTAAGTCTGGGATACGAAAAACCAATTCTGGAAGTAAAAGATATTGTTGCTCTGGCGAAGCGGTAA
- a CDS encoding amidohydrolase family protein, with product MRPLSCIVLISLLVTSCLPILAQELTSNRQREIVFKAVNIIPMDQERVIENQTVVVKNGRITALGNNDKVKFSKDAIVVDAKGKYLTPGWAEIHAHVPPIDDIEPMKEVLILYLANGITTIRGMLGHPKHLELRSKINSGEILGPHFYATGPSFNGQTVKTAERGAAMVREQKAAGYDFLKLHPGLTKETFPAIAKTAQEVGIPFVGHVSFNVGVWRAIDARYSSIDHLDGFIEAITPGVDTLAEQETGQFASWIADRADVSQIPKLVNGLRTNHIRVVPTQALAERWLSPFPAEEFTDDPEMKYMKPEQIKSWVNAKNGYNNNPKFSKERAEKLIQIRRKLIYECQKNGVELLLGSDAPQIFNVPGFSIHNELKYLVDAGLTPYEALRTGTVNVASYLNKPDSGVIKTGNVSDLVLLSGNPLKDINQTRTIEGVMIGTNWLPKDYIQQELKKLEKQ from the coding sequence ATGCGACCTCTCTCTTGTATTGTGCTCATTTCTCTGCTTGTAACGTCCTGCCTCCCAATCCTGGCACAGGAATTAACCAGCAATCGCCAGCGCGAAATCGTTTTCAAAGCCGTCAATATCATTCCGATGGACCAGGAACGTGTTATTGAAAATCAAACGGTTGTTGTGAAGAATGGCAGGATAACTGCCCTGGGTAATAACGACAAGGTGAAATTCAGCAAAGATGCGATTGTAGTCGACGCAAAGGGAAAATACCTGACGCCGGGCTGGGCTGAAATCCATGCGCACGTTCCGCCGATTGACGATATTGAGCCGATGAAGGAAGTGCTGATTCTTTATCTGGCAAACGGAATTACGACCATTCGGGGTATGCTTGGCCACCCCAAACACCTGGAACTACGGAGTAAAATTAATAGTGGTGAGATCCTTGGCCCTCATTTTTATGCAACGGGGCCATCCTTCAACGGGCAAACAGTAAAAACAGCTGAGCGGGGTGCCGCCATGGTCCGCGAACAGAAAGCGGCTGGGTATGATTTCCTGAAATTACATCCGGGCTTAACGAAAGAGACCTTTCCGGCCATTGCCAAAACGGCTCAGGAAGTTGGAATTCCGTTCGTTGGACACGTCTCGTTTAATGTAGGCGTTTGGCGGGCCATTGATGCCCGGTATTCATCCATCGATCATCTGGACGGTTTTATTGAAGCCATCACACCGGGCGTCGATACGCTGGCTGAGCAGGAAACCGGCCAGTTTGCCAGTTGGATTGCCGACCGGGCCGATGTGTCGCAGATTCCTAAGCTGGTGAACGGGTTGCGTACCAATCATATCCGGGTTGTCCCAACGCAGGCACTGGCCGAGCGATGGCTATCTCCATTTCCAGCAGAAGAATTTACCGATGACCCGGAGATGAAATACATGAAACCAGAACAGATAAAGAGTTGGGTAAATGCAAAAAATGGGTATAACAATAACCCCAAGTTTTCGAAAGAGCGGGCTGAGAAACTCATCCAGATTCGTCGGAAGTTGATCTATGAATGTCAGAAAAATGGCGTTGAGCTCCTGTTAGGCTCCGATGCGCCACAGATCTTCAATGTACCCGGATTCTCGATCCATAATGAGCTCAAGTATCTGGTCGATGCCGGATTGACACCTTATGAAGCCTTACGGACAGGGACAGTTAACGTTGCGTCCTATTTGAACAAACCTGATTCGGGCGTTATCAAAACCGGCAATGTGTCGGATCTGGTTTTACTCAGCGGAAACCCATTGAAGGACATCAATCAGACTCGTACCATCGAAGGAGTAATGATTGGTACAAACTGGCTCCCAAAAGACTATATTCAACAGGAGTTGAAGAAGCTGGAGAAGCAGTAA
- a CDS encoding AAA domain-containing protein, whose amino-acid sequence MDYFKQLFDLLRIEREEDRTQYRKLTETTSIAERRANGLTWYPIAIRGSEMSRGDYLTVEVERTTHQDIPHQLRFGMPAVLFSNHDPKTDRVEGTISFQGGNRAKITLRTDELPDWSRDGKLGIEVLFDDNSYDEMEEALKTATSLAEKSGNRLINILTSSTSPTFHPETPKLFLPTLNPSQVSAVEKIVTANELAIVHGPPGTGKTTTLVQAIKALINQDHKKILVVAPSNTAVDLLSEKLHDEGLNVLRVGNPARVSERLMALTLDHKMAQHPYMKEAKKLKKQANEFKNMAHKYKRNFGKAERDQRKALFDEAHRIMKEVGNSEQYIIDDLIAKAQVITATLVGANHYTVRKLTYHTVVIDEAGQALEPACWIPILKAQKVVLAGDHCQLPPTIKSPEAARKGLSTTLLEKCVTLHPAAVTLLDEQYRMHEHIMGYSSQVFYENKVKAHASVARHSLYDGDTSLVFVDTAGCGFDEKLDGTSSTNPEEASLLMRHLSQLVADLSTRYTRQDFPTIAIISPYKQQINVLKEHLLQYPDLLVYGDKISVNTIDSFQGQERDIVYISMTRSNSEGEIGFLSDIRRMNVAMTRARKKLVIVGDSATLASLPFYADFIAYSEALDTYQSAWEWM is encoded by the coding sequence ATGGATTATTTTAAACAGCTGTTCGATCTGCTCCGGATCGAACGGGAAGAAGACCGTACCCAATATCGTAAACTTACCGAAACCACATCCATTGCTGAGCGTCGGGCCAATGGTCTGACCTGGTATCCGATCGCCATCCGGGGTTCAGAAATGAGCCGGGGTGATTACCTGACAGTAGAGGTTGAACGGACCACGCATCAGGACATCCCTCATCAGCTTCGTTTTGGCATGCCTGCTGTTCTGTTCAGCAACCACGATCCTAAAACCGACCGGGTAGAGGGTACAATTTCGTTCCAGGGCGGCAACCGGGCCAAAATAACCCTGCGCACTGATGAATTGCCCGACTGGTCGCGCGATGGCAAACTTGGTATTGAAGTATTGTTCGACGACAACAGCTACGATGAAATGGAGGAGGCACTGAAGACTGCCACTTCCTTGGCTGAGAAATCCGGTAATCGTCTGATCAATATTCTGACCAGCTCAACATCACCCACTTTCCATCCCGAAACGCCAAAGCTATTTCTCCCTACACTGAATCCGAGTCAGGTGTCGGCAGTTGAAAAAATAGTGACCGCCAATGAACTGGCTATAGTCCATGGCCCGCCGGGTACGGGTAAAACAACAACGCTGGTTCAGGCCATAAAAGCCCTGATCAATCAGGATCATAAAAAGATTTTAGTCGTTGCGCCCAGTAATACGGCCGTTGATTTACTGAGCGAAAAACTGCACGATGAGGGGCTAAATGTACTTCGGGTAGGTAACCCTGCCCGCGTGTCGGAGCGTTTGATGGCGCTTACGCTGGACCATAAAATGGCCCAACACCCTTATATGAAAGAGGCTAAAAAGTTGAAAAAGCAGGCGAATGAGTTCAAAAACATGGCTCATAAGTACAAGCGAAATTTTGGCAAAGCCGAGCGGGATCAGCGTAAAGCCCTGTTCGATGAGGCTCACCGAATCATGAAGGAAGTCGGAAATTCGGAGCAGTATATCATCGACGATCTAATTGCCAAAGCGCAGGTGATTACGGCAACGCTGGTCGGCGCGAACCACTACACGGTTCGTAAGCTTACGTACCATACGGTTGTGATCGATGAAGCGGGGCAGGCGCTCGAACCGGCCTGCTGGATTCCTATTCTAAAAGCGCAGAAAGTTGTGCTGGCTGGTGATCATTGCCAGCTACCACCGACAATTAAATCGCCAGAGGCCGCCCGGAAGGGATTGAGTACGACATTGCTCGAAAAATGCGTAACGCTGCATCCCGCAGCCGTTACGCTTCTGGACGAGCAATACCGTATGCACGAACACATAATGGGGTATTCGTCGCAGGTGTTTTATGAGAATAAAGTGAAGGCACATGCATCCGTAGCCCGTCATTCGCTGTATGATGGCGATACCTCGCTGGTGTTTGTCGATACGGCTGGTTGTGGTTTCGACGAAAAACTGGATGGTACCAGTTCAACGAATCCGGAAGAAGCATCTCTGCTCATGCGGCATTTATCGCAACTGGTAGCCGATCTGAGTACTCGCTACACCCGGCAGGATTTTCCGACGATCGCGATCATTTCGCCGTATAAGCAGCAAATCAATGTCCTGAAAGAACACTTACTTCAATACCCCGACCTATTGGTGTATGGTGATAAAATTTCAGTGAATACCATCGATAGTTTTCAGGGGCAGGAACGGGACATTGTCTATATATCGATGACCCGGAGCAACTCTGAAGGTGAAATTGGTTTCCTGTCGGATATTCGGCGCATGAATGTAGCCATGACCCGTGCCCGAAAGAAACTAGTTATTGTAGGCGACAGTGCTACGTTGGCCAGTCTCCCCTTTTACGCCGATTTTATTGCCTATTCCGAAGCACTCGATACATACCAAAGCGCCTGGGAATGGATGTGA
- a CDS encoding CocE/NonD family hydrolase translates to MNQLYCLLLVFLSVCSFGQNPDSTWFRNNYTKKEQYIPMRDGTRLFTSIYLPKDNAEKHPILISRTPYSCAPYGENVYRNFWSNHYKEYLKEGYIMVVQDVRGRWMSEGVFEDVRPYQTDKKANDFDEASDTYDAIDWLVKNLPNNNEKVGVFGISYPGFYSTMAALSNHPALKAVSPQAPVTDWFMGDDFHHNGAFMEMDGFNFYLRRGFGFPRPKPTTVGPRGLPVPTKDSYDFFLRSGALPNLTRFAGDSVRFWNDMMQHPNLDAWWKARNVRNFVSAISPTIATLVVGGLFDAEDCFGAWSTYAAIEGKAKNNNKIIMGPWFHGQWAGRGSDGSSLGNVQFGSPTSAYYAENVEVPFFNYYLKGKGSIDKIKEANIFFTGENQWHQFDKWPPATVTERALYLQPKGGLSFTQPSASGSEAFSEYQSDPAKPVPYTDGVKANRTREYMTDDQRFAANRPDVLVFKTDVLTDDLTLSGPLVADLQVSLSSTDADFIVKLIDVFPDDFQYRPTDAYIMNGYQMLVRGEVFRGRFRKSFEKPEPFVPGQISEVKYTLPDVAHTFKKGHRIMVQVQSSWFPLVDRNPQKYVDIYHAKDSDFQKAAIKVYHSATTASKIILPVNK, encoded by the coding sequence ATGAATCAACTCTATTGCCTGTTACTGGTATTCCTATCTGTGTGTTCGTTTGGGCAGAATCCAGACTCTACCTGGTTTCGGAATAACTACACGAAAAAAGAGCAGTATATTCCAATGCGGGATGGCACCCGATTATTTACCTCCATTTATTTACCGAAGGACAACGCCGAAAAACATCCGATCCTGATTTCCCGTACGCCCTATTCCTGCGCTCCCTATGGCGAAAATGTATATCGGAATTTCTGGAGCAATCACTACAAAGAATACCTGAAAGAAGGCTACATCATGGTCGTTCAGGACGTTCGGGGTCGCTGGATGAGCGAGGGTGTATTTGAAGATGTTCGCCCATACCAGACGGATAAAAAAGCGAACGATTTCGACGAAGCCAGTGATACCTACGATGCCATTGACTGGCTTGTAAAAAACCTACCCAACAACAACGAAAAAGTTGGGGTGTTTGGCATTTCTTATCCGGGCTTTTACTCAACCATGGCCGCCCTGAGTAATCATCCAGCCTTAAAAGCCGTTAGCCCGCAAGCCCCCGTTACCGACTGGTTTATGGGTGATGACTTTCACCACAATGGTGCCTTCATGGAAATGGATGGCTTTAATTTCTACCTTCGTCGTGGGTTTGGTTTTCCACGGCCTAAGCCTACTACCGTTGGCCCCAGGGGACTTCCGGTTCCGACCAAAGACAGTTATGATTTCTTTTTGCGGAGCGGTGCCCTGCCGAACCTGACCCGTTTTGCGGGCGACAGTGTTCGTTTCTGGAACGACATGATGCAGCACCCGAATTTGGATGCGTGGTGGAAAGCCCGGAATGTCCGGAATTTTGTCAGCGCTATTTCGCCGACGATTGCAACGCTGGTGGTTGGTGGCCTGTTCGATGCCGAAGATTGTTTCGGTGCCTGGTCAACCTATGCCGCTATTGAAGGGAAAGCGAAGAACAACAACAAAATTATAATGGGGCCCTGGTTTCATGGCCAATGGGCAGGTCGTGGCAGCGATGGATCGTCGTTGGGAAATGTGCAGTTTGGTAGCCCAACCAGCGCCTATTATGCCGAAAATGTAGAAGTACCTTTTTTTAATTATTACCTGAAAGGCAAAGGCAGCATCGACAAAATCAAGGAAGCGAACATCTTCTTTACCGGCGAAAATCAGTGGCACCAGTTTGATAAATGGCCACCCGCTACAGTTACCGAGCGCGCCCTGTATCTCCAACCCAAAGGTGGTCTGAGTTTTACCCAGCCGTCGGCTAGTGGTAGTGAAGCTTTTTCCGAATACCAAAGCGATCCGGCCAAACCCGTTCCGTATACGGATGGCGTTAAAGCCAACCGCACCCGCGAATACATGACCGACGATCAGCGGTTTGCGGCCAATAGGCCCGATGTGCTGGTTTTCAAAACGGATGTGCTGACCGACGATCTAACACTTTCGGGGCCGCTTGTGGCCGATTTGCAGGTGAGTCTCAGCAGTACGGATGCCGATTTTATCGTGAAGCTGATCGATGTATTTCCCGATGATTTTCAGTATCGCCCAACCGATGCTTATATCATGAATGGCTACCAGATGCTGGTTCGGGGTGAAGTATTTCGGGGTCGTTTCCGGAAGAGTTTCGAAAAGCCGGAGCCTTTTGTACCAGGTCAGATTAGCGAGGTAAAGTACACGCTGCCTGATGTGGCGCATACCTTCAAAAAAGGCCACCGGATCATGGTCCAGGTTCAGAGTAGCTGGTTCCCGCTGGTTGACCGAAACCCGCAGAAGTACGTAGATATCTACCACGCCAAGGATAGTGATTTCCAGAAAGCTGCCATAAAAGTGTATCACAGCGCAACGACTGCCAGTAAAATCATTTTGCCCGTGAATAAATAA
- a CDS encoding serine hydrolase domain-containing protein — protein MAYLFIPKRFRLLIFALLCGCDLFAQTPSDSLASKADKLFAEWNGPDRPGMAVGVVHGGKLIYAKGFGNADVETGAPITPETIFHVASISKEFTAYAIVLLAQEGKLSIDDDIHTYLPEVPDFGQKITIRHLIHHTSGLRDQWALLSMAGWGLSDVITKEHIFNLVRRQKELNFAPGAEFLYCNTGYTLLAEIVARVGRQPFREWMQLRVFGPLGMKNTLFYDDNERIVKGRAYSFHKDSKGYKKNILSFSNAGATSLFTTVTDLSHWINNFKNPVVGNAATMTQMLERGRLTKGDTIPYAFALSHATHKGLAYYGHGGSDAGFRSYIGYFPKEDYGFIVLSNQAESNPSARALELADVYLAPYQKKSREVPPPPKATTPDNKPVPIVATDYVGRYYSPELETIYSIRQRGDALELVHVHHGNVPLKNAGKDHFETGWWFMSSVDIERDIKNAVIGLRVSNGRVRNLWFKRLPDGFDDGKPPVAGK, from the coding sequence ATGGCCTACCTCTTCATTCCCAAACGCTTTCGTTTACTCATCTTTGCCCTTCTGTGTGGCTGCGATCTGTTTGCCCAAACGCCATCTGACTCGTTAGCGTCGAAAGCAGACAAGTTGTTTGCTGAATGGAATGGCCCCGATCGGCCGGGTATGGCGGTAGGCGTTGTACACGGCGGAAAATTGATCTACGCCAAAGGTTTTGGTAACGCTGATGTGGAAACCGGAGCGCCTATTACGCCGGAAACGATTTTTCACGTAGCGTCTATTTCCAAGGAATTCACGGCCTACGCCATTGTGCTGCTGGCGCAGGAAGGGAAACTGTCCATCGACGACGATATTCATACCTATCTCCCTGAAGTGCCGGATTTTGGGCAGAAAATCACGATTCGCCACCTGATTCACCATACGAGCGGGCTGCGCGATCAGTGGGCGCTGTTGAGCATGGCGGGCTGGGGATTGAGTGATGTGATCACTAAAGAGCACATTTTCAACCTGGTTCGTCGGCAAAAAGAACTGAATTTTGCGCCCGGAGCAGAATTCCTGTATTGCAATACGGGCTATACACTGCTCGCTGAAATTGTAGCCCGCGTAGGCAGGCAACCCTTTCGGGAGTGGATGCAGCTGCGCGTGTTCGGGCCGTTGGGGATGAAAAATACGCTCTTCTACGACGATAACGAACGTATTGTAAAAGGCCGGGCGTATTCATTTCACAAAGATTCGAAAGGCTATAAGAAAAACATACTTAGCTTTTCCAATGCCGGTGCGACCAGTTTATTCACGACGGTTACGGATCTGTCTCACTGGATCAACAACTTTAAAAATCCCGTTGTGGGCAATGCCGCAACCATGACGCAAATGCTGGAGCGAGGCCGTTTAACGAAGGGTGATACGATTCCGTATGCGTTTGCATTGTCCCATGCCACCCACAAAGGATTAGCGTACTATGGTCATGGCGGCTCTGATGCGGGTTTCCGTTCGTACATCGGCTATTTCCCGAAAGAAGACTATGGATTTATTGTGCTGAGCAATCAGGCCGAGTCGAATCCAAGTGCCCGAGCGCTGGAATTGGCAGACGTCTATCTGGCACCTTATCAGAAAAAATCCAGAGAAGTGCCGCCACCACCCAAAGCAACGACACCTGACAACAAACCCGTTCCAATTGTCGCGACCGACTATGTCGGGCGATATTATAGCCCGGAACTGGAAACCATTTATTCGATTCGACAGCGTGGCGATGCACTGGAACTGGTTCATGTACATCACGGCAACGTACCGCTGAAGAATGCCGGGAAAGACCACTTTGAGACGGGCTGGTGGTTTATGTCGTCGGTTGATATCGAGCGCGATATCAAAAATGCCGTGATTGGCCTTCGCGTATCGAACGGGCGGGTTCGCAATCTGTGGTTCAAACGGTTGCCCGATGGCTTTGATGACGGCAAACCGCCCGTTGCCGGGAAGTAA